One genomic segment of Carassius auratus strain Wakin chromosome 29, ASM336829v1, whole genome shotgun sequence includes these proteins:
- the LOC113047963 gene encoding mitogen-activated protein kinase 12-like codes for MSVRTRAGFCRQEINRTVWDVPERYRDLIQIGTGAYGTVCSAIDHKTGVRVAIKKLHRPFQSRLFAKRAYRELRLLKHMKHENVIGLLDVFTSEILLDRFQDFYLVMPFMGTDLGKLMKMERLSEDRVQYLVYQILRGLKYIHSSGIIHRDLKPGNLAVNQDCELKILDFGLARQADSEMTGYVVTRWYRAPEVILNWMHYSQTVDIWSVGCIMAEMLLGRPLFKGNDHLDQLREIMKITGTPAPDFIMKLQSQDAKNYIRGLPKVPKKDLNTIFLKASPEAVSALERMLVLDPEKRVSAAEALELPLFTEFREPEEETEALPYDHSMDNTEMPLDQWKRHTFTEILSFQPPITEIRDPKETSL; via the exons ATGTCAGTCCGAACCAGGGCAGGTTTTTGTCGTCAGGAGATAAACAGAACCGTTTGGGATGTACCGGAGAGATACAGAGACCTTATTCAGATAGGAACCGGAGCATACGGAACGGTCTG TTCAGCCATTGACCATAAGACAGGAGTGCGGGTGGCCATCAAGAAGCTCCACCGTCCGTTCCAGTCGAGACTGTTCGCCAAACGCGCTTACAGAGAGCTGCGACTGCTCAAACACATGAAACACGAGAAT GTTATTGGACTGCTGGACGTCTTTACCTCGGAAATCTTATTGGACAGATTTCAGGATTT ttaCCTGGTGATGCCATTTATGGGCACTGATCTTGGAAAGCTGATGAAGATGGAGAGATTATCGGAGGACAGGGTGCAGTATTTGGTCTATCAGATACTGAGGGGTCTGAAG TACATTCATTCATCCGGAATCATTCACAGG GATCTCAAACCAGGAAATCTGGCAGTGAACCAGGACTGTGAGTTGAAG ATCTTGGATTTTGGACTTGCACGTCAGGCAGATTCAGAGATGACAGGTTACGTTGTGACCCGCTGGTACAGAGCACCGGAGGTTATCCTCAACTGGATGCACTACTCACAAACTG ttGATATCTGGTCAGTTGGCTGCATCATGGCAGAGATGTTACTTGGAAGGCCACTTTTTAAAGGAAATGACC ATTTGGACCAGCTAAGAGAGATCATGAAAATCACAGGAACGCCAGCACCAGATTTCATCATGAAGCTACAGAGCCAAGAT GCCAAAAACTACATCAGAGGTCTACCTAAAGTCCCAAAAAAAGACTTAAACACTATTTTCCTTAAAGCCAGTCCTGAAG CTGTGAGTGCTCTGGAGAGGATGCTGGTTCTGGATCCAGAAAAGCGCGTGAGTGCTGCAGAGGCGCTTGAGCTCCCGCTGTTTACAGAGTTCAGAGAACCTGAGGAAGAGACGGAGGCCCTGCCTTATGATCACTCTATGGACAACACAGAAATGCCTCTCGATCA
- the LOC113047964 gene encoding mitogen-activated protein kinase 11-like isoform X2 — MAQYGESSSSAYDVRLRQKVAVKKLSRPFQSLIHSRRTYRELRLLKHMKHENVIGLLDVFTPAVSLEEFNEVYLVTNLMGADLNNIVKFQRLSDEHVQFLIYQLLRGLKYIHSAGLIHRDLKPSNVAVNEDCELRILDFGLARQTDDEMTGYVATRWYRAPEIMLNWMHYNQTVDIWSVGCIMGELLKGKVLFPGNDYIDQLKRIMEVVGTPTPDVLKKISSEHAQKYIQSLPHMPQQDLAKIFRGANPLAVDLLKKMLVLDCDGRISASEALCHPYFSQYHDPEDEPEAPPYDQTPESKDRTLEEWKELVFEEVSNFKDPPNKPESLQAEQ, encoded by the exons CTCAGCATATGATGTGCGCCTTCGTCAGAAAGTGGCCGTCAAGAAgctctccaggcctttccagtcCCTCATCCACAGCAGAAGAACGTACAGAGAACTGAGACTCCTCAAACACATGAAACATGAGAAT GTTATCGGACTGCTGGACGTTTTCACTCCGGCGGTTTCTCTTGAAGAATTCAATGAGGT ATATCTTGTGACCAACCTGATGGGAGCAGATCTCAACAACATTGTCAAATTTCAGAGACTTTCAGATGAGCATGTGCAATTCCTCATTTATCAGCTTCTCCGGGGCCTTAAG tACATCCATTCAGCTGGGCTGATCCACAGA GATTTAAAGCCAAGCAAtgttgcagtgaatgaagattGTGAACTCAGGATCCTGGATTTTGGATTAGCCAGGCAGACAGACGATGAGATGACGGGATATGTAGCAACTCGTTGGTACCGAGCCCCCGAGATCATGCTCAACTGGATGCATTACAACCAGACAG TGGATATCTGGTCTGTTGGATGCATCATGGGTGAACTTCTGAAGGGGAAGGTTTTGTTTCCTGGCAACGATT ATATAGATCAGCTAAAGAGAATCATGGAGGTTGTAGGCACTCCCACGCCTGATGTTTTGAAGAAGATATCCTCTGAACAT GCTCAGAAGTACATACAGTCTCTTCCACACATGCCTCAGCAGGACTTGGCAAAGATATTTAGAGGAGCAAATCCACTGG CGGTtgatctgttaaaaaaaatgctagtATTAGACTGTGATGGGAGGATTTCAGCCAGTGAAGCTCTGTGCCATCCATACTTTTCCCAATACCACGATCCTGAAGATGAACCGGAGGCGCCTCCGTATGATCAGACCCCCGAGAGCAAGGATCGCACACTGGAGGAGTGGAAGG AGCTGGTGTTTGAGGAAGTAAGCAATTTTAAAGACCCTCCCAATAAGCCTGAAAGTCTTCAGGCTGAACAATAA
- the LOC113047964 gene encoding mitogen-activated protein kinase 11-like isoform X3, protein MSACLSPVSSAYDVRLRQKVAVKKLSRPFQSLIHSRRTYRELRLLKHMKHENVIGLLDVFTPAVSLEEFNEVYLVTNLMGADLNNIVKFQRLSDEHVQFLIYQLLRGLKYIHSAGLIHRDLKPSNVAVNEDCELRILDFGLARQTDDEMTGYVATRWYRAPEIMLNWMHYNQTVDIWSVGCIMGELLKGKVLFPGNDYIDQLKRIMEVVGTPTPDVLKKISSEHAQKYIQSLPHMPQQDLAKIFRGANPLAVDLLKKMLVLDCDGRISASEALCHPYFSQYHDPEDEPEAPPYDQTPESKDRTLEEWKELVFEEVSNFKDPPNKPESLQAEQ, encoded by the exons CTCAGCATATGATGTGCGCCTTCGTCAGAAAGTGGCCGTCAAGAAgctctccaggcctttccagtcCCTCATCCACAGCAGAAGAACGTACAGAGAACTGAGACTCCTCAAACACATGAAACATGAGAAT GTTATCGGACTGCTGGACGTTTTCACTCCGGCGGTTTCTCTTGAAGAATTCAATGAGGT ATATCTTGTGACCAACCTGATGGGAGCAGATCTCAACAACATTGTCAAATTTCAGAGACTTTCAGATGAGCATGTGCAATTCCTCATTTATCAGCTTCTCCGGGGCCTTAAG tACATCCATTCAGCTGGGCTGATCCACAGA GATTTAAAGCCAAGCAAtgttgcagtgaatgaagattGTGAACTCAGGATCCTGGATTTTGGATTAGCCAGGCAGACAGACGATGAGATGACGGGATATGTAGCAACTCGTTGGTACCGAGCCCCCGAGATCATGCTCAACTGGATGCATTACAACCAGACAG TGGATATCTGGTCTGTTGGATGCATCATGGGTGAACTTCTGAAGGGGAAGGTTTTGTTTCCTGGCAACGATT ATATAGATCAGCTAAAGAGAATCATGGAGGTTGTAGGCACTCCCACGCCTGATGTTTTGAAGAAGATATCCTCTGAACAT GCTCAGAAGTACATACAGTCTCTTCCACACATGCCTCAGCAGGACTTGGCAAAGATATTTAGAGGAGCAAATCCACTGG CGGTtgatctgttaaaaaaaatgctagtATTAGACTGTGATGGGAGGATTTCAGCCAGTGAAGCTCTGTGCCATCCATACTTTTCCCAATACCACGATCCTGAAGATGAACCGGAGGCGCCTCCGTATGATCAGACCCCCGAGAGCAAGGATCGCACACTGGAGGAGTGGAAGG AGCTGGTGTTTGAGGAAGTAAGCAATTTTAAAGACCCTCCCAATAAGCCTGAAAGTCTTCAGGCTGAACAATAA